CACGGCCCGGCTCCTGTCGTCACTTCTTCTTGTCTGCCGCCCGGCGCTCCGCACGGTTCTGGGGCGATGCCCCGCCGGCTGCGCCGTCCGTCCGCTGACCGAACGCGCCGCGCTGCGGGGCAGCCTCGGGTGCCGGCGTCGGCGTGCCGTCAGCGGACTGAGAAGCGGCGGCGGCAGCGGCGGCCTGGCGGAGGCGGTTGGTCGCCGCCTGCTGCACCTGGCCACGGTCGTTGCGCACTTCGACTTCGCCCGCGTCATTGGCGGCCGAATACTGCAGGCGCTGTCCTTCGACGGGGGCCGCCGTGAGTCCCTTGGCGTCGACCTCGACCTCGGCGACCTCGCCGCTCGCATCGCTCGGGCGGCGAACTTCGACCTCGAGGTTGTAGAGGTAGCCGACGGACTCCTCCTTGATCTGCCCCATCATCGACTGGAACATCTGGTACCCCTCGCGCTGGTACTCGATGAGCGGGTCGCGCTGGGCCATCGCGCGCAGGCCGATGCCGTCCTTGAGGTAGTCCATCTCATAGAGGTGGTCGCGCCAGCGGCGGTCGAGGACCTGCAGCACGACGCGACGCTCGAGCTCGCGCATGGCCGGCTCGCCGAGCGATTCCTCGCGCTTGCGGTACGCGATCCGCGCGTCGGAGATGATCTCGCGCTTGAGGCCTTCCGACGTGATCCCGCCCTTGCGGCCCGCGCCCTCGGCGACCACCTCGTCGATCGTGACGTCGACCGGGTAGAGCGTCTTGAGCTCCGTCCACAGGGCGTCGAAGTCCCAGCTCTCGTTGTGTCCGGAACCGGTGTGGTCCTCGATGACCGCCGTGATGGCGTCCTCGATGAAGTGCTCGACGCGCCCCGCGATGTCGTCGCCCTGAAGGATGTGACGACGGTCGGAGTAGATCGCCTCGCGCTGGCGGTTCAGGACGTCGTCGTACTTGAGGACGTTCTTGCGGATCTCGGCGTTGCGCGCCTCGACCTGCGACTGCGCGCTCTTGATGGCACGCGTGACCATGCCCGATTCGATCGCGACGTCGTCGGGGAAGTTCGTGCGCGCCAGGATCGCCTCGGCCGCGCCCGACTGGAACAGCCGCATGAGGTCGTCGGTGAGCGACAGATAGAAGCGGCTCTCGCCGGGGTCGCCCTGTCGGCCGGCGCGACCGCGCAGCTGGTTGTCGATGCGGCGCGATTCGTGACGCTCCGTGCCGAGCACGTAGAGACCACCGGCGGCGACGACCTTCTCGGCCTCCGTCGCGACGATCTCCTTCGTCGCTTCGTACACTTCGTCCCACGCGGCTTCGTACTCGTCGGGAGTCTCGACGGGGTCGAGCCCCTTCGCCTTCATCTCCTGAACGGCGAGGAACTCGGCGTTCCCACCGAGCATGATGTCGGTACCACGGCCGGCCATGTTGGTCGCGACCGTCACACCGCCGAGACGTCCCGCGCGGGCGACGATCTCCGCCTCCCGTGCGTGGTTCTTCGCGTTGAGGACCTCGTGCTTGATGCCCTTCTTGGCGAGGAGGCGCGAGAGGTACTCGCTCTTCTCGACGCTCACGGTGCCGACGAGGACGGGCTGGCCTGTCGCGTTGCGCTCGGCGATGTCCTCGACGACCTGGGCGAACTTGGCCTGCTCGTTCTTGTAGACGAGGTCCGACTGGTCCTTGCGGATCATCGGCTTGTTGGTCGGGATGGGGACGACGCCGAGCTTGTAGGTCGACATGAACTCGGCCGCCTCGGTCTCGGCGGTACCGGTCATACCGGCGAGCTTGTCGTACAGGCGGAAGTAGTTCTGCAGCGTGACGGTGGCGAGCGTCTGGTTCTCAGCCTTGACCGGCACGGCCTCCTTCGCCTCGATCGCCTGGTGGATGCCCTCGTTGTAGCGGCGTCCGACCAGGATGCGACCCGTGTGCTCATCGACGATCATGACCTCGTCGTTCATGACGACGTAGTCCGAGTCGCGCTTGAAGAGCGCGAGCGCCTTGATCGAGTTGTTGAGGAACGAGATGAGCGGCGTGTTGGCGGACTCGTAGAGGTTGTCGATGCCGAGGTAGTCCTCGACCTTCTCGATGCCGGGCTCGAGGACGCCGATCGTGCGCTTCTTCTCGTCGACCTCGTAGTCGACGCCGGGCTCGAGGGTCTTGGCGATCTTCGCGAACTCGACGAACCAGCGGTTCGCCTCCCCCGAGGAGGGACCGGAGATGATGAGCGGCGTGCGAGCCTCGTCGATGAGGATCGAGTCGACCTCGTCGACGATCGCGAAGAAGTGACCGCGCTGGACGAGGTCCTCCTTGCGCCATGCCATGTTGTCGCGCAGGTAGTCGAAGCCGAACTCGTTGTTCGTGCCGTACGTGATGTCGGCGTTGTACTGTTCGCGACGCACTTCGGGGGTCTGACCCGCGACGATGATGCCCGTCGTCATGCCGAGCGCGCGATAGATGCGGCCCATGAGCTCGGCCTGGTACGACGCGAGGTAGTCGTTGACCGTGATGACGTGCACGCCCTGGCCCGCGATCGCGTTGAGGTAGACGGGGAACGCGCCCGTGAGCGTCTTGCCCTCACCGGTCTTCATCTCGGCGATGTTGCCGAGATGAAGGGCTGCGCCACCCATGATCTGAACGTCGTAGGGGCGCTGACCGAGCGTGCGCTTGGCCGCCTCGCGGACGGCGGCGAACGCCTCGGGCATGAGCTGGTCGAGCGACTCGCCGGCTTCGTACCGGGCACGAAGCTCGACGGTCTCGCTGCGCAGCTCCTCGTCGCTCAGCTGCGCGTAGTCCTCTTCGAGGGCGTTGACGGCCTTCACGACCTGCTGGAGGCGCCGGAGGATGCGTCCCTCACCGGCGCGGAGCAGTTTCTCGAGGGGGTTGGCCACGGAGCATCTCCATCTTGTCGGGTGCGGCGCCGATCGGCGCCCGTGCCGCACGGGCGCGTGAGCACCCGGGCATACCCGGCCCATGTTACCCGCCCGTGATCTTTGCGTGGGCTGTGGGATGCCGAGGGTGAATTCGCGTGAGATCTCCGGGTCATCCCGGACACTTCACCTGAGATGACCCTGACCCGCCCTCGTCGCGCTTTCTCGCGCCGCTAGGGTCATGTCGACATGCTCCCCGGCGACGGGGACGAGAGGAGTGCACGTGATCGTCTGGCGCCGGTGGATCTTCCCCCTTTTGATGGTCGTCATCTTCGGGGCCGTGGCGGCCGCGCTCGTCAAGCTCGCGTTCTTCCCCGAGGCGAGCGATGCCGCTGTCACACCGTCGGCGGGCATCTCCGAGTCGGTCGTGGCGGTCGAGCGCGGGGAGGTCGTGAATGCGCTGAGCCTCACGGGGACGGTCGCGCGCGACGAGTCCTTCCCTCTCCGTTCCGAGATCGACGGCGTCGTCACGACGGTCCATGTGGGCGAGGGGCAGGCGGTCGCCGCCGGGCAGGTGCTCTTCACGATCAAGCAGAACGACCCCGTCCGCTCGATCGACGTCAAGGCTCCCGAAGCCGGCGACGTCGGCGAACTCGCGGTCGTGAAGGGCCAGCCGACCTCTGTGGGCGGCGAACTCGCGACGCTGACGCCCGCGCGATTCCACGTGCTGAGCACGGTGGAGCCCGTGCAGCTCTACCGATTGCTCAACGCTCCCAGCGAAGCATCCGTCACGATCCAGGGCGGGCCGGCACCGTTCGTGTGCACGGGACTCAAGGTTCAAGTGGCCGAGGACGGCACGACGAGCGTCCGTTGTGCCATTCCCGGCGACCAGGTCGTCTTCGCGGGACTCCAGGCGACGCTCGACATCACCGTGGGAACCGTGCAGGACGTCCTCGTCGTCCCGACGACCGCCGTGCGGGGAGGAGCGGGATCCGGCGTCGTGTGGGTCGACGCGGGCGACGGTTCGGATGCCGAGGAGCGCGAGGTCACGCTCGGCGTCGGCGACGGCACCATCGTCGAGGTGACCGGCGGACTCGAAGAGGGCGAACAGATCCGCCAGTTCGTGCCGGGCCTGGCCGCGACGACCGAACCGGTCTGCTACGACGACGGAATGGGCGGGGAGTACTGCGAGGAGCAGGGGTGGAGCTGGTGACCCTCGTCCGGCTGGACGCCGTCACGAAGGACGTCGTCCTTCCCGACGACACACGCCTGGAGATCCTCCGGGGAATCGACCTGGAGGTCGCGGCGGGAGACCACGTCTCGATCGTCGGACGCAGCGGTTCAGGCAAGTCGACGCTCCTCAACCTCCTCGGGATGCTGGATGCGCCGACGAGCGGCACGGTGTCGTTCCTCGGCGATCCGGTCGGCCGGATGCGCCGCGGGGCGCTCGACCGGCTTCGCGGGAAGAATGTCGGGTTCGTCTTCCAGCAGTTCAACCTCCTCGCGGGGCGGACGGCCACGGAGAACGTCGAGATGCCGCTGAGCTACGCGCGCGGCACGATGTTCTGGTCCCGCCGACGACTGGCGCACGAGATGCTCGACAGGGTCGGCCTGTCGCATCGCCTGGATTCGACCCCCGAACAGCTCTCGGGGGGCGAGCAGCAGCGCGTCGCGATCGCCCGCGCGCTCGTGCGACGGCCGTCGCTCATCCTCGCCGACGAGCCCACGGGCGCGCTCGACGTCGAGACCGGGGAGGCTGTCATGACGCTCCTCGACGACATCGCCGCCGAAGCACAGGCCGCGCTCGTCACGATCACGCACGACGTGCACGTCGCCGCTCGCGCTCGCCGCCACTTCCGGCTCGAAGAAGGCAGGCTCGAACCCGTGCGGCTCGATCTCGCGTTCCGCGAGACGGCGCTCGGCTCCGTCACGGGCACCGCCTCGTGAGCGCGTTCATCGGAGCGCTCTCCGAAGCGTGGTCCGAGCTGCGCCACCACAAGCTGCGTGTCCTGCTGAGCCTCATCGGCATCGCGGTATCGGTCGCCGCCATCACCGCCGTCGTCGCCTTCGGCGAATACCAGCGGCAGTTCACCGCCGAACAGTCGGACCGCTCGGGCGGGCGTGTCGCGACGATCGCGGTCTCCCCCACCCGTACCGATGGTCTGCCGATGGACTGGGAGTCGTTCGACGAGCGGTTCGATCGCGTCGCGGAGCGGTTCGACTTCTCGCACTCGACGCGCGTCTTCAGCGGTCTGCAGATGCAGCTCCAGACGCCGGAGTACGTCCGCCCCGTCACGACGCGCCTCGTCGATCCCGCGTATCCCGTCATCCACCGGTCGCCGATCGCGGAAGGACGCTGGTTCCGCGACTCCGACGCCGACCTGCTGTCGCCGCCCGTCGTCCTCGGGGAAGCCCTGTGGGAGTCTCTCGGTGAGCCGAGCGTCGACGCGGGGACGACGGTCACGTTCGTCGGCGACGGCGGCGGCACCTACACCGTCATCGGCGTCGAGCCGCGGCAATGGGCGGGCGACGAGGAGAAGACGGCGACGATCCTCTATGACAGCTACGCGAGCCGCGTCGACCGGCTGTCGCCGGACATCTTCGGCTCGTGGGAGGTCTGGGTTCCCGCGGGCATCGTGGCCGAGCTCGGTCCCGTCCTCGCGATGGATCTGCGCGCGGGTCTCGATGACATCGATGTCGGGGTTTCGCGATCGGACTGGGGATCACGCCCCGAAGCGGCGTCGGCCGCGCTCGTCTTCGAGCTCGTGACGGGGGCGATCGCCGCCCTCGTCCTCCTCCTCGGCGGGCTCGGGCTCGTCAACATCCAGCTCGTCGCGATGCGGCAGCGGATCCGCGAGATCGGCGTCCGCCGCAGCTTCGGCGCATCGGCAGGACGGATCTTCACGACGGTCCTGCTGGAGAACGTCGTCGCGACGGCCGTCGCCGGGGTCGTGGGGATCGCTATCGTCATCGCGGTGCTCCGGGCGCCCTTCATCCTGGAGATGTTCCCCGGGATGCAGGACATCCCGCCGTTCCCCGTGCGGGCCGCCGTGACAGGGCTCGTCGCGGCCGTCGCGATCGGCGCGATCGCCGGGTTCCTGCCCGCACTCGCGGCCGTGCGCGCGAAGGTGATCGACGCCCTGCGGTTCTGACGGGGCGGCCCCCGGGCGACCCGGGGTGCATATACTCGGCAACGCGTTCACACAGGGGGGAGAACGGATGTCGGTACGCCAGAGCCTGCTCGCGATCCTCGATCGCGGACCGTGCTACGGCTACCAGCTCCGCGCCGAGTTCGCCCGCCGAACCGGTTCGACCTGGCCGCTCAACGTCGGCCAGATCTACAACACCCTCGATCGACTGGAGCGCGACGGGATGGTCGTCCGCGACGACGTCGACGAGCACGGGCACGTGTACTGGCGGATCACGGATGCCGGATCTGCCGAAGCCCACGCGTGGCTCCGCGCGCCGGTCGTGCGTCCGCGCGGCACGAGGGACGAACTGGCGATCAAGCTCGCCCTCGCCGCGACCCTCCCCGGTGCGGACGTCGCGACCTTGATCGGTGCACAGCGGACAGCCTCCGCGGAGAGATTGCGATCACTCGACGACTCGGCCGACGAACAGGACGGAGGCGCGGCACCGGAGGATGTCGCCCGCACGCTCGTCCACGCGTCGATGAGATTCGAGGCGCAGGCGGAGCTGCAGTGGCTCGACCATGTCGAGGAGCAGTTGGCGCGGCATCCGGATCATGTCCTGGCGCTCGAGCTGTCGTCCGAGCGCCCCAAGCGCGGCCGACCGGCCGCCGCGCACGGGCCCGAGCAGGTGACGGACTGATCGCCCCCTCGGCGGCGCGGCGCGGCATCCTGTCGCCTCCCAGGCCGGACGCACTATCCTGAAGCGTGTCCACAAGCGATGACCCGATCGAGGCAGCGGCTCCCGCAGAAGCCCCCGCGATGACTTTCTCCGACCTCGGACTGGGCGACGCAGTGCTCAAGGCCCTGCGCGACGTCGGCTACGAGACCCCCTCCGCCATTCAGGCCGCGACCATCCCCCCGCTCCTCGCGGGGCGCGACGTCGTCGGTCTCGCCCAGACGGGCACGGGCAAGACCGCCGCGTTCGCGCTCCCCATCATCGACCGGCTCGATCTCTCGCAAAAGACGCCGCAGGCCCTCGTGCTGGCACCGACGCGCGAACTCGCCCTGCAGGTCTGCGAGGCGTTCGAGAAGTACGCCTCGCACCTCAAGGGCGTGCACGTGCTCCCCGTGTACGGCGGGCAGGGCTACGGCGTACAGCTCTCGGCGCTGCGTCGCGGCGTCCACATCGTCGTCGGCACCCCCGGACGCATCATGGATCACCTCGAGAAGGGCACACTCGACCTGTCCGACCTGTCGTACCTCGTGCTCGACGAGGCCGACGAGATGCTCAAGATGGGCTTCGCGGAAGACGTCGAGACGATCCTCGCCGACACGCCGGACTCCAAGCAGGTCGCGCTCTTCTCCGCGACGATGCCCGCGACCATCCGCCGCATCTCGCAGCAGTACCTGCACGACCCCGAAGAGATCACGGTCAAGACGAAGACCACGACGTCGGCGACGATCACGCAGCGCTACCTCGTCGTCGCCTGGCAACAGAAGATGGATGCCCTCACCCGCATCCTCGAGGTCGAGAACTTCGACGGGATGATCGTCTTCGGGCGTACGAAGATCGTCACCGAGGAGATCGCCGAGAAGCTGCGCGCACGCGGCTACTCGGCCGCCGCCATCAACGGCGACGTCGCGCAGGTTCAGCGCGAGCGGACCGTGAACCAGCTGAAGTCCGGAAAGCTCGACATCCTCGTCGCGACCGATGTGGCCGCGCGCGGCCTCGATGTCGAGCGGATCTCTCACGTCGTCAACTTCGACATCCCGACCGACACCGAGTCGTACGTGCACCGCATCGGCCGCACCGGTCGCGCAGGGCGTTCGGGCGACGCGATCAGCTTCGTCACGCCCCGCGAACGCGGACTCGTCCGCGCCATCGAGCGCGCGACCCGGCAAGAGCTCACCGAGATGCAGCTGCCGAGCGTCGACGAGGTGAACGTCACGAGGCTCACCCGGTTCGACGACCGGATCACGGAAGCGCTCGCCTCGACCGAACGCATCGATCGCTTCCGCGACATCATCGCGCACTACGTCCGTCATCACGACGTACCCGAAGTCGACGTCGCGGCAGCTCTCGCGATCGTCGCGCAGGGCGAATCGCCCCTTCTCCTCGACCCGGCTGCCGAGCCCGAACGCCCGGCCCGCGTCGAACGGACGCGCGACCGTGGCGACGACGACCGGGGCGAACGGCGTCCACGCACGCCCCGCGGCGGCATGGCGACCTACCGGATCGCCGTCGGAAAGCGACACCGCGTCGAACCCCGACAGA
This genomic stretch from Microbacterium sp. SLBN-146 harbors:
- a CDS encoding efflux RND transporter periplasmic adaptor subunit, producing MIVWRRWIFPLLMVVIFGAVAAALVKLAFFPEASDAAVTPSAGISESVVAVERGEVVNALSLTGTVARDESFPLRSEIDGVVTTVHVGEGQAVAAGQVLFTIKQNDPVRSIDVKAPEAGDVGELAVVKGQPTSVGGELATLTPARFHVLSTVEPVQLYRLLNAPSEASVTIQGGPAPFVCTGLKVQVAEDGTTSVRCAIPGDQVVFAGLQATLDITVGTVQDVLVVPTTAVRGGAGSGVVWVDAGDGSDAEEREVTLGVGDGTIVEVTGGLEEGEQIRQFVPGLAATTEPVCYDDGMGGEYCEEQGWSW
- the secA gene encoding preprotein translocase subunit SecA; the protein is MANPLEKLLRAGEGRILRRLQQVVKAVNALEEDYAQLSDEELRSETVELRARYEAGESLDQLMPEAFAAVREAAKRTLGQRPYDVQIMGGAALHLGNIAEMKTGEGKTLTGAFPVYLNAIAGQGVHVITVNDYLASYQAELMGRIYRALGMTTGIIVAGQTPEVRREQYNADITYGTNNEFGFDYLRDNMAWRKEDLVQRGHFFAIVDEVDSILIDEARTPLIISGPSSGEANRWFVEFAKIAKTLEPGVDYEVDEKKRTIGVLEPGIEKVEDYLGIDNLYESANTPLISFLNNSIKALALFKRDSDYVVMNDEVMIVDEHTGRILVGRRYNEGIHQAIEAKEAVPVKAENQTLATVTLQNYFRLYDKLAGMTGTAETEAAEFMSTYKLGVVPIPTNKPMIRKDQSDLVYKNEQAKFAQVVEDIAERNATGQPVLVGTVSVEKSEYLSRLLAKKGIKHEVLNAKNHAREAEIVARAGRLGGVTVATNMAGRGTDIMLGGNAEFLAVQEMKAKGLDPVETPDEYEAAWDEVYEATKEIVATEAEKVVAAGGLYVLGTERHESRRIDNQLRGRAGRQGDPGESRFYLSLTDDLMRLFQSGAAEAILARTNFPDDVAIESGMVTRAIKSAQSQVEARNAEIRKNVLKYDDVLNRQREAIYSDRRHILQGDDIAGRVEHFIEDAITAVIEDHTGSGHNESWDFDALWTELKTLYPVDVTIDEVVAEGAGRKGGITSEGLKREIISDARIAYRKREESLGEPAMRELERRVVLQVLDRRWRDHLYEMDYLKDGIGLRAMAQRDPLIEYQREGYQMFQSMMGQIKEESVGYLYNLEVEVRRPSDASGEVAEVEVDAKGLTAAPVEGQRLQYSAANDAGEVEVRNDRGQVQQAATNRLRQAAAAAAASQSADGTPTPAPEAAPQRGAFGQRTDGAAGGASPQNRAERRAADKKK
- a CDS encoding ABC transporter permease; its protein translation is MSAFIGALSEAWSELRHHKLRVLLSLIGIAVSVAAITAVVAFGEYQRQFTAEQSDRSGGRVATIAVSPTRTDGLPMDWESFDERFDRVAERFDFSHSTRVFSGLQMQLQTPEYVRPVTTRLVDPAYPVIHRSPIAEGRWFRDSDADLLSPPVVLGEALWESLGEPSVDAGTTVTFVGDGGGTYTVIGVEPRQWAGDEEKTATILYDSYASRVDRLSPDIFGSWEVWVPAGIVAELGPVLAMDLRAGLDDIDVGVSRSDWGSRPEAASAALVFELVTGAIAALVLLLGGLGLVNIQLVAMRQRIREIGVRRSFGASAGRIFTTVLLENVVATAVAGVVGIAIVIAVLRAPFILEMFPGMQDIPPFPVRAAVTGLVAAVAIGAIAGFLPALAAVRAKVIDALRF
- a CDS encoding ABC transporter ATP-binding protein, with product MTLVRLDAVTKDVVLPDDTRLEILRGIDLEVAAGDHVSIVGRSGSGKSTLLNLLGMLDAPTSGTVSFLGDPVGRMRRGALDRLRGKNVGFVFQQFNLLAGRTATENVEMPLSYARGTMFWSRRRLAHEMLDRVGLSHRLDSTPEQLSGGEQQRVAIARALVRRPSLILADEPTGALDVETGEAVMTLLDDIAAEAQAALVTITHDVHVAARARRHFRLEEGRLEPVRLDLAFRETALGSVTGTAS
- a CDS encoding PadR family transcriptional regulator translates to MSVRQSLLAILDRGPCYGYQLRAEFARRTGSTWPLNVGQIYNTLDRLERDGMVVRDDVDEHGHVYWRITDAGSAEAHAWLRAPVVRPRGTRDELAIKLALAATLPGADVATLIGAQRTASAERLRSLDDSADEQDGGAAPEDVARTLVHASMRFEAQAELQWLDHVEEQLARHPDHVLALELSSERPKRGRPAAAHGPEQVTD
- a CDS encoding DEAD/DEAH box helicase, with amino-acid sequence MTFSDLGLGDAVLKALRDVGYETPSAIQAATIPPLLAGRDVVGLAQTGTGKTAAFALPIIDRLDLSQKTPQALVLAPTRELALQVCEAFEKYASHLKGVHVLPVYGGQGYGVQLSALRRGVHIVVGTPGRIMDHLEKGTLDLSDLSYLVLDEADEMLKMGFAEDVETILADTPDSKQVALFSATMPATIRRISQQYLHDPEEITVKTKTTTSATITQRYLVVAWQQKMDALTRILEVENFDGMIVFGRTKIVTEEIAEKLRARGYSAAAINGDVAQVQRERTVNQLKSGKLDILVATDVAARGLDVERISHVVNFDIPTDTESYVHRIGRTGRAGRSGDAISFVTPRERGLVRAIERATRQELTEMQLPSVDEVNVTRLTRFDDRITEALASTERIDRFRDIIAHYVRHHDVPEVDVAAALAIVAQGESPLLLDPAAEPERPARVERTRDRGDDDRGERRPRTPRGGMATYRIAVGKRHRVEPRQIVGALANEGGLRRDDFGAIQIRPDFSLVELPADLPQATFDRLTDTRISGRLIELRLDTGGPSRRPREDRGDRPSYDDRGERPARKPRHKD